DNA from Xiphophorus maculatus strain JP 163 A chromosome 6, X_maculatus-5.0-male, whole genome shotgun sequence:
CAAAGTAACAAAATGACTTCAGGTTAAGAGCAGAAGGAacttttcagttaattttagaGAAGACAAGAGAGatcttgttttaaacatttttaaacaaaaaggagaaaacatattttattctatagTGTTTAAAGAACAACAGATAAGTGATAACTTGTTACACAGATGCCTTTTAGAgctttagaagtattttttttctttacagtggtactttttccaacatttaaatGATTCCGTGACTTTACAGTCGGAACATGCTGAGGACTGTTCTGCAACCTCTTTAGGCATTCCTAATCTGCTGTGATTCTTAATTCTTTATCTAATGACACCCAGGACTATATAAGGCAGAGATTTCTTTGGGAAACACTATCAGGATCATCTTGACTGTGAACATTTTCCTAGTGTCTGTCACTTATCTAATAATTAAGTTCAGTATTTTTCCTGAGACCATTTAATCTAATCTTACCAAGTTTCTGATACTTGAACTTTATATCACCTGGTCTGAAAAGACCAAAATGTTTGGCTGAAAAGTAGCCATTTATCCCGAAAGAGAGTATGTAgaatacatcttttttttatatatgctgTATTATAAAAAGGATTCCGAGAAGTACTTTAGAAGTGCTGCCTAAACATCCCCCCCAGTGAGAAAATGCCTTAATCCGGAGTGTCCTTCAGTGACAAAGTAAAGATCAAGAGCACCACATGCAGATTTCGGCACGTGTTCTGGTGAAGGTTTGACAGTGTGAATTAGTGTCTTACAGACTGTGAGCAAAATTTATAATAGCCTTAATGTTGAAGAAGCAAAGGTTTGTTGTCTAATTCGCAATTACAAAGTAACAAATATACCTTTTTGATTTCAAAAACCGACATTGATAATTCCTGTCGAGTTTAACTTGCCTCCACTTTCTTCCTCCAGGTTGATGGTCTTGCTGCACTTATCTTATGCTCTGGAATCATTGTGGCAGCTGGCAACGAGCCTTTCAGATTAGGAAACCAGCGTTTTCACAGAGCAGGCCAGACGGCCCAGATTATGTATGTGGAACATGTGGAACCATCAACATTAAATCCCAGAATGCGTAAGTGTTAATTACTattattgcaacaaaaaaaaagaaagagaaaagaagcaaaacaggAACACCTTGAAGAATAATACAAacgattaaaaatgtataagaaaaaatgtataagaaaatgtataaaactcaTCTCTTTGCTCTGCCCTTTGACATAGCTTGagatgctgatttttattttatcttttgttgattttattaattgatAGTTCTTATTGCTGCTTTGTAAGAGTTATCAATTACTAGAATTGATAGCTCAATTCTAGTAATTGAGCTATCATTCAGGACAACCAAATAAATCAATTCTAGTAATTGATAGCTCTTGTCCTGtcaaattttagacttttcttCTAATTgattttgagggttttttttaaatgtatggcACTTTGACCTTGTATTGTGTTTGATAACTAAAGCTGAATTGGACTGGACTGGGGAAAATCCTTTTTAATAGCATTGTACATGACAAAAACTAAATTCTTAAGGACAAATTATTACGGTTAATTCAGTTAAATCagtataataatatttttgtagaAACACATTCAAGAAAGTATATTTAGGCTACTTTCTCATAAATTACAATTTGTGAGAAACGACAATGACAATGAAATTGGAGAATGATGTCATGACAGTAAGTGAAATATTGGCCCATATTCATCCCTTTCACCCACGTTGagctacttttttctatcttcaAACACAGGgccaaaacattttagtgtCACAATACAGTCTGCCCTTTTTTCTACATATGTACATTGACCCATTTGAgtttaatgtaataaaaactgcaaatttatgtatttgtatCTTATTCTTGCTTTGGCTCCCTTAGTGGAAAATGCTACACTTATATccttatttttaaactttaagacACTGATTGTGCTTGTTAAGTATAAACCTTGTACATAAGCCCTTTGTCAAACTAAACAAGGAGAGGAAATATTTGGTGTCTATCCTCCTCAGGTCTTGAACCAACTCCTTGAAAACCAGAGCtctgcagaaaatgtaaattgccataaatgtaaaatattatttcattagtTAATTTGTGCAAtgtctaaattattatttttcctttatattacagattttatttctttataaatgcTGCCTaaatattgctatttttatttcttagtgTATTTGTATTAGTTTTCAATGTAATTTCCTTTTACAGTAGTTCATTCGTTTTCCTATGAAGCCCCTTGGATTACCCTTTTTACAATAGGATGTATACCTAAGCTTACCTAGATGAATGCAGCATAATATTTATccaataataaatatttttcttttttcctcacatGCCCTTCACAAACTCCTGTATATTATTCATCAACCAACTCCAGagaaagataaatctttatctAGTGGAAGAGGCTCAAGAAACTTCTCCGTGTCATCAGAGCGATTCATTGTCAACCAGATAAACAAGTCCCAGAAAAGCAGCTTGAACGGCTACCTGCACCATCCCAGTGGACTGTCTGAAACAGAAGCCCATCAGCATCATGCAGCCATGGAGACATGCGAACCTGAGAGGATAGAAGATAATGAGCATGTTAGCGACGTCGTCCCTCATGATGACGACATTGAAAAGTCATTCCGCATAAACCAAGACGGCAGCATGACAGTAGAGATGAAAGTTCGTTTGACGATAAAGGAAGAGGAGATGCTTCACTGGACAACCACGCTCAGCCGCTCCGGCCTTAACAAGAAGACAGTTTGTGCCTCCCTCTCTGGGTCAGACAACAGCTCACCTGACTCAAACAATGCTGTTGCCAAAGACTCCCCAGGTATTGAAGAggatgaaagaaaagaagaaaactaccATGACGGAGCTGCAAGGGGCGTTGCCTTTAATGAAGAACACATCTATAAAGGTTATAGTTCCACAACTTTGGGTAGAGCAAAAACACGATTTAAGCGGACTCCTACACCAGGCCCACAACAGGTGAATGAGAGGGCTTCGGTAGAGAGTGTGAAAATGGTTACAGAGACAGGATTTCAAAAGAGCACCCTGGGACATTATTCGTATATGGAGAGAACTGCTGATGGCGAGACTACCGAGGGCTATTGCGTTGTCAGACATAGCAGCAGCAATAAGCCTAAACCTTGTAGGACGACGTCATCAGAAGCAAGCAGCAAACGCTCCTCTGTCAAATCATCAGGGGTTGCTGAGGTCCTTCAGATACAGAATGGTGGAATGGAGGTCACGGAGACCGTGATGCATATTTATGAGAGTCAAGGTTGCTACGACAACTATGTTGCAAATGAGGAGCTTAGCGCAGGTGGCACTTCTTTGCATGGCTCCCCTCCGGTTGCAAAAAGCAAACCGTCCACTTCCTCTGGGCCTCAATCATCTAGCAATGATTGTGATATAGATTGTAACTGGCAGCCGCCCACCACCGACTCACTAGAGAGGCAGAAAGAGGAGATGCTATCACTTTCATCAGAGGCAGGATCTCTAACACATCAGGCTGCAAACAATCTGTCCTCGGTAACTGAGAATGAGGCTGCCGGCTTACAAAAGGTGGAAACAGTAAATAAACATAATGCTGCCAAAAGTACTAAGAAGAAAAAGATTGCTAGGCCACTTTTCAATGAGAAGAGTTCAGTTTCAACAAACAGCTCAGATAAAAAACTTCAAGAAAGCATAAAAGGCTCCTCAAAACATAGTAAATATTCATCTACTGACAAACTGAGCAGCAATGCCAGTGTAGGAAAAAAGAGCCTGAGTTCATTGGAGAGATCGAAAAGTTCACTGACGAGTAAAGGAACAGAAAATTCTCAGTCTAAGAAGTCaatcaaagatgaaaaaacaaaaaaggattcAGTCTTACTACTTAACCCTGGACATGCTAAACCAAGcccacagcagaaaaaaagtcaaaacaaaatagCATCAAACAATGGACACAATATTAACACTCCAACCGGGAGGCCTCAGATGAAGAAGAACATGTCAGACATTTTACAAGCGAAAAAGCCACTTTCACCCAGTCAAAAGACAATCAGCAGGCCAAAATCTATGACTGAATGTGGACTATCATTACCCAAACCACCACAGGAACTGAGTGAGAGTGGGTCTTTACCTTCTCTGAATCCTTCTTCTTCAGAAATTCACCAGTATGTTGAGAACTGGTTGGAAAATGCCAACCCAGACTCTGTGCCATATGCAGACGAGGTGATTACAGATGGAGCAGAAACTCAGGCAAAGGTTGTATTTAAGATAGGTGATGACTCCGAATCAgatgaaataaatcaatgcCAGACTAGCTTAAACGATGCCATGAAGAAATCCTCCTCTTGTTTATCAGTTCCTCTTTACCATGAGGGGTTGGCATCAGGTGCACAGCAGGGTGAACAGAGAGCCCgaggtgtttgtgtttcaaTGCCAAGTGTCAGGTGTGACCCGGAAAACAATGAGAATAAGCTCAGGTTGCACAAATCTGTTGAAGCCCTTGGTACAAATGACAGTGAAATGTCTTCGTCTCACTTGTTGAGCCCAAAGGCAAAGCTAAGGCCAGTCCTTCGCCAGGTTTGTTCATCAATTCAATGCATCAGAAGAACATCTACAAGCAGCACTGGTCCCACTCTTCAAAATTCAAGCAGCCTTCCTAATTTCTCAACACAAGTTGCCTCAGTGTTTGGCTCATCGTGTAAAGCCTTCATCTCATTCTTGTCGGTGATGACGCTGAGAGACAATATTAAAGGCTCCCAACTTGGGGAAGGTAGCCAATCAAGAACCCCATCAGAGGCCATGCTAATGATGGAGTCTCTCCAGAAGATTTCTGCTATGGAAGATGAAGAAGAGCAGAGGGCAAGTCTTACCGACTTGCAAAGCAGAGCATCTTCTCAGCTAAGAGAATACTGGAAGGATTTCCAGATTTTGAGGGAGAGACTTGAAAGTGAACCACTTTCCCCCAGAGTTTCAGAGACTGAGTTTGCTCTAGATGTTGTCTCTGATGGCGGCGATGCATTCGAGGATCAGCAAATGGTCCTAGATGAGCTCATGGAGGAGCTAAACATGCCACAAGACCTCAGAGAAGAGATTGTTTCCACAATCCAACAAACCAAAAGTTTCTACCCTGCTGAGGAAAGTACTTTTGTTGAGACTGTTAGAAACCAGTCAGATTCAGAGGAAGATTTAGAGCGATTTGTCGGTGATTgtgaagaggaaacaaaagatTCACCAGAGCCTAGAAGTACAACTGGGGACTTAACCGAGACCAATTATGAAAATGACGATGAGGTGAATCCGGAGTTAGCCACAGAAAGTCTGATAATGTCAGAAAGAGACAAggaattaaaaaatgaaaagcaggaaacagaaactgtCAATAATTtaggaaacaatgaaaatgtaaatgctgatgaagaggatgacAGGGAAGAATTGGAAAGGGAAAGGGAAATAGAGATGGAAGTGAAAACAGAGATGCAGGGGGATTCAGAGGAAGAGAAGACAAGTGAAGGGGaatttgtccaaaaaatagagGAAGTAGAGGAAGCAATGACAGGGGATGAAGAGGTTACACAAAAGAGACTAGAGGATGAGGAAGAAGCAGTTgaggaaacagaaaatgctGATACAATTGAAGATACGGATGAGCGGGAGGGGGCgggagagacagaggaggaaggaaacaaTCAGGATGTCCAGACTGAAGAGAATGAGGAACAAGATGACGATGAAGTAGAGAGTATAATTAATgaggaggaagcagaggaggaggTCATGACGGAGGGacaggaagatgaggaagaggaggaggaggaggagcaggaggagggggAAGAGAAAGGAGAGGAACAAGATGAAGAGGAAAGTAAAGGCTCTCTCCCTGGGGAAACAGAGGAGGAAgtagaagaggaagaggaaactgAGAGAAAAGGAGATGTAATTGAGATGCTTGAACATGAAAACATGGATCCTGATATGATGTCAAATGCATCTACTTTTACAGTTGAAGGCAAGACTGATGAGGAGGAAAGTGAGCAAATTGAAGAAGATGTTGGAGAAAAAGAGGAGGATGAGAAAGGGCAGTTAACAGATGAGGTTActgaagaaaaaggagaagaggaaatggaaaatgaagaagaaaaagtcaaacatcAAAAAGATGAGGAAactgagaaagaaacaaatggaGAAAAGTGTGATAAGGTTGAAGGAGAGGGAAATAGTCTGGAGGAtacagaaactgatttggagaAAGAAACACCAGAAGATGAAGAAGTTATGAATGAGTCCGACAATGAGCAAAATGCGGTGGCAGGAAAATCTGTAGTTGAAGAAGAGAGGAATGTTAGTGAAGAAAGCGAATCAAATCAGAAATTAGAGCAGATGGAAGTGGTACAAAAAGATGAGGCACGAGAAGGAGCTATTTTGGATGAAGTGGACAGTTTTCCCGATGATCAAGATTGTGAAACAATCCCGGAAGAAGCTTCTTGTGTGCAGCACAGTAATAGTTGTGAAGAAACAATTGACACTCTATCTAAATATTCCTCTGAAGGCCAGTGTGAGGATAAATGTACAGACACCATTCATGAGACAGatgagggaggagaggaggataGAAGAAACAGTTTAACTAATCCAGTGGAAATTTCTCAGGAGCTACTTGACTTTGTGAATGATGCTCTCCAGTCTTACACGCTTATATTTACATACGACACTCAGGGAAATGTTAGAATTGTGCCTGATAATGCGAGAGTTGTGCAAACTAAGCAAAGTTTGATACCAAAACCAAGAAAGGATAGTTCTTATGGTCTAAAATGCCTACCAAGCCCAGTCACGTCTGATTTATCAGATTACAGACCAGAGACGTCGGGCAGTGGAGGGTATAAAACTCAAGAGTCTGTAGATATTGTCTCAGAAAGTGGAGAAGAGCCTTTAGAGAAAGCAAGCAGCACTGAGAGAAGGATGTTGGAAAAAAGGCCCTCCAGACTGTCACCTTCAAGTTGCTCATTAAAAAGTGGAAACAGCCCTCCTTCCAGTGATGAAGGCACTAAAGCTTCAAGGGAGGATCTCTCTTATTTCAGTGCTGCAAGCTCATTAAAAGCTGAAACCGACGCTGAAACACAAAATCCACAAAACGCCCCTTTAAGCTTTGATAAAGACTCAGCTGATGGGGTTTTGATTGATCGAGGGAGATGGCTTCTAAAAGAGAACCATCTCATAAGGAAATCCCCCCCTGTCTCTCTAGCAATGTATGGTAATCTGGACAGTACATCCACAGACACAGGCCAGGAAAACACAAGCGTCGATTCCCCAACTTACACTAAAACCCAGCACAGCCCCCTTGCTGCCATATCCTCCTCCGAGCTCGAGGAGATGGCGAAACCTCTGACTCCAAAGTGCACCTACTACAACATGCCACATGGAAGCGACTCTGACCCCTTTTTGGAAGACGTCAGCATCAGGAGTCAGAAACACGACGCAGGCAGCATAAAAGCAAGAGGCTTCAGAGTTTCACCAATTGTTGACACTTCCAAAACTTGGGCTAACAGAAATGGCAGCCTGTCATCATTTGCTTCAGTTGAGTTTAAAATACCAGACAGAAAAGTTCACCCTGAGGTTGACTCCTCTGCAGCAATGCAGCCAAGAAGGACATCTACTGGTGAACAGGGTGCACTGCAAGCTCAAGACTCTTTGGACTCACTGCATTTGAGATGTGGGCAGTACTGCCCGATACTATAGAAGAAGAAGGACActttactttgaaaaaacaacattatcccTATACTTTCGTGGCATTTTTGTCTTGTGTTGCTTATAGAAAATGTTCTCTCCGTCAAATTGTAATCAACAAGAACGTGCTAGGTGTATTTGGTGATTGATAAGAGTTGTGCCTCTTACTTGTATTCTagtcaaaagttatttttatacttACACTAACTTCAGTGCTGTCTTCTGGGTGATTGCTGGATGaatgtattttgaaaataaaaatgacctaTTTTTTACCAAATTGGTGCCTCACACAGTCATTGCTGAATAATGTAACTGCAAGCACCACAGAGAAATGCCTCTGACAAATTTTCTGTATCTgtgcattttctatttttaagaaattaacaAAACGAAGAGAAAGATCTTTATAGAAAGAAGCTGCAACATTTTATGAATAACTTtcttttatgtaatatttaggGTTATGACTTATTATCCTTGTTCATCCTCTGATTTCATattgcaaatatgtaaaaacttaattttactttttaatgtgtCCTCAGATAGTTTTTCAAAGCTAGTGGCTCCCAAAACACATTCTGAATTAAAATTCCCTTCTGCTAAGTTTTTGTGATgtcaaaaatgagaaaaatcaagACACGCTTCAACCAAGCAGCTTGAAAATATCTACActtaaaaagtagtttttatttagtttcatttttgaTATTTCTTCCTCTACTAATATTTTGGCTTTAAACTTGAATTGCACAGGGTTTATGTCAATTATACTGTTATGTTGAATAGATTAGAATATGTGTTCTAATTAGGctctttttttagatttaaagtggtttttaaaataacctTGCAGAAGTTAAACCTAAATCGAAGGCTGAATTACTTCCTCAAAATGTCAGTAAGTTTTGCAAAGGCCTGTTCATTACctgttaattttattgtgcAGTGGAGTAATGATGAATTCAATGCAGGACAGAACTAAAGTTGTAGGCCTCTACGTTAAGCTCAcaattctgtattaaaaatgtttttatgggtttgatgtaatattaaaatcttaaatttcagatgttttttttatcagctgcaAGTATAAAATCATCCTAATTAATAGAAACaaaagcttgaaaacatcaTTCTCTATGTAATTTATCTatatgtgtttcacttagtggaATGAATTTGTAAAATACATGAACTTTTAAAGGATATTATAACAGTTTGAATATAAATTTATGTCCAAAAAGGTTTGGAAAGGTTTATTATGGTCTCATTTTTACACTTTACAAAAACCTAGCCTCCACTTAATAATGAGCcagtttaaactgaaatgtaacACAATTTGCCTTTGGAGCAGCAACCTTTCTTCTTTGAAATCCTAGCAAAGTTATATTTATCACATGTTCACAATCTTGTATCCAAGTCTTAAACAGTCTTAACTTTGGCAAAGTTCATCTTTTTGAATTTGTTACCACAGAATACTCTACAAAGTTCAACCAAACAGCTTGTTCTTGTATTTTGGTAGCATAAATAATTTACTGGGTGTAATGAATTTGATTATGAAACTCAACTGTTCTTGAATTTTGATGTTGGCACAGCTGTCATAGAGCTGTTTCTTCTCATCTTCCAGGCAGAATCAAGtcaatctgatttttaaaaaattcatagCAATGAAAATTGATTTCAATCTGAAAAAATCACTTTCTCATATATCTGCCTATGAAAGGACAGGTGAATGCctgttaaagtttttaaagtgaacttaattaattacagaaaacCTTTAGGCAAGCTGTATTCATCAGGATGCAACAActcaaagtttgaaaaacatacagtatttaaatattttattgtcattttcttgACAATGATTTGGTAAACATGAGTTCTTTGTTATGTAAATGTGTTCAATTAATCAACAGTTCCTCACAGATTGGTTCatataagagaaaaatattcagagttttatattttcacatttttcaaagcttttctttttgtttaaattccTCCGTATATGTAATTGAGGAGAGGCTGAAGGTCCTCTGCAGCTGTTAGTGTCACTGATGCCATTTTGATGTTAACAGGCTTCTGACCAGGCAGTTTGATGTGATTTGGTCTGGCAGGTTGATTTAAAATATGTGCAACCAGAGGGTATTGTCCTAGAAATAAGCATAACTGGATGAGGACACGGAAAGTGGTCAGTGAAAATTCAATGTTGTGTATTCAACAAGTTGCCCCGAGCAACTTTAACAGTATTTTAACGGAAAATCCCACAAAATGCTTTTCTGATGTACGTACGGGAAGTGTTTCCTCACCCTGACCTTGACCCAATCAGTCACTGGAAGCAACCTCTGCACACAGTGAGACAAAGAAGGAGGGATACAAATGGAGAGGTATCCTGAAAGTGGCctttcagaatattttccaaatgttaGGCCAGTTACCATGGAGACCAGGAAAAAGAGTCCTTGCTGTTTAAGACCTCTTTTGTTGCTACAGCCCAAAGGTGCCTCGTTAAGCTTCATTTCCCAAAATGGCTGCATGTCCCCACTCACTGACAGGAATGGGCACTTTGGCAGAAAACCAATTAAAAGTTCAGTCATGATAGAAATTATTAgtgtaaatgttgtttaaagACACATTTTAGACTGTTAGCTGGTTAATGTGgtggcaaaaatgtaaaatatagcaagaatatttgctaaataataaaaaatctatattaTACCTATAAAACGATGATAACATAGCAGTGTGTTCACAGCTGTGGTCAGCTATGATTTTGAGCACAGCTGCTTTTATGAAAGAAGTCACACATGCAGTTATTAACAATAtgatgcattttaaagaaatactaatTTATGATaagaaatcttattttatttacaactaCAACTTTTTCTGTTTAGCCCTGGCTGCAAAATTTAGGCTCCTAATGGAAATAAACCTGAACACCTCAAAACTTTAGCGTTCATTGTCTAGGTTTTCAAATATCACTTCACACACTGACTTAATAAGACTTCTGAGAGGCTTTGGTTGAGAATTACAGGTTTTCTTTGTCCTCCTTTAATTACTTCAGTCTGCCCTTTGTGCAATGATGGTGACCCATCACGGTGCAACACTCTCACCTCTAAATCTGCACTGTCATGACAACAGAAAGGTTTGCCCATTCATCAcagcaaaagaaagacaaaatgtcaaattaactGAACCGACgaacacaaataaataagatCTGCACATTTATCCTTGAACATGTTATACATTTTCTGTATGTCTACAGGGTTGCCAGAATTCTCTTATCTAGCAAAACCTGTGACAAAGTTGAAAACAATTGCTATGGCTACTGGAAGTTCTTGGTGGTGACTCACCAtcatgagaaacaaaacaaagattagcTTTTTGCTGTCTGGTGCCCGAAGTTTAAAGATGATGACACCCAGAAACAAACTGTTACCCTCCACACCCCACTGACTGACTCTAAAGTCTCTGGGCTCATTCAGTTGTTGTTAAGcaccacttttttttatcaactctTGCAATTTACCAGCATCTGCAATTCTTGGCAATATAAACTAGAAGAACCAAATAATAAATTCCCAGCATTGCCAAGAATGTAAGCTATTTAGCCCGAGTTGTGACACCAGCAAATAAAGGGCTGTAGACAATGAACATGACCTGCTGCCCACATTCTGCTGCAGCAGTTAGGTGACAGGTCAGCAATACACAATCCCCGCTCTGTCTGTGACAattccagcagctgctgtttctgtggCCGGTTGGGAAATAGGAGGCTCATAATGAGCCTGAGAGCTGGAATTTCTATTGCCCCCACCCGTGACTGTGTgagtgtttttaatgtgaaCTTCCCCAGCAAGTGCTGAAAATGAGCTCCACTGTTTATCACCGAGGTCATTTTGGGTGAACCAACAAGTATACAAGCAGCGTCCAGGGGTTTATCGTTTCTGTTACTTCTGTTGTCTTTGTCACATCTTCACATTATTCAcaatttacaataaattgtgaataaaatgttcACAATCTTGTATCCaagtctgtttttcagttttattttcattatttatccaAGAAATCTTCAattcatttcactttattattccttatttacaataaattgtgaataataatacaaaaggCCTGAGACAGTGGACTGTAAAAGGGCATACAATACGAGGAATGTCTTGACTGTCAAGGTAACATTAccatacactgaaaaaaattatttacgtTCATCTtccattctttaaaaatgtctcaaaagtATCAATAAACACTATTTTCACCTATTCTGCAAAATATTAcactggaaagagaaaaaatagaaatatgttttattgtccCCTATAGTGGGAAAAATCTGGTGCAACAACAGCAAAGTGACAAGCAATTGAAGCATGAAGATATAATAAGAACAATAGGTGGCAATAAAAACTCTgtaaacagcagagaaaagcaAGTAACAGTagaaatgggtttttttaatgaaaaaagttGACAAGAGTGATGAGTATAGTAATAGCTACTGAGAGAAAGGATCTACAATAATTCTCCCTTTTGCACCCAGGATGCAGTAGTCTGTTACTGAAGGAATGGTCCAGGTTTGCGACGGCTTCATGCATTGGTGGGAGAAATTTTCCAACAACGATGTTATTTATCCAGATTTCTTCTAATTTGCCTTCCACCACCTGCAATAGGTAAAGGAAGCATGCTAGCTCAACATTAGCTTCCCTGAAGAACAACATGAGcgaaaaagtgaattttttttacaattttgacCACTTTGTGAGATCCTTTCCTTCCTCACAGTTATTTGCAACAAAAggtgtggattttttttatgtctgttgttgtttacataatctttttttttttattatttcttttgacAGGGATCTCACGACAATTTACATCAATAGATTTTAATGCTCCTCAAACAGTGGTTTCACAGAAATAGACATGGATTTATATCTTCAAGTATTAAATGACTTGTTCCTACATTTCTTGCATGTGGGAACCATAAATCAATGGTTTGGaactgactttgtaatttttgaTGTGGCTAACAAGCTACTTAGGAAGATCATTAGTTAGTTAGTTGACATTGGTTGCCATGTCAATGCTTTTTCAATATAACAAACTTTCCAACtattaaacaaactaaaacatcaaTCCAAATGACTGCTAACACAGACAATACTCTTGATTGAGAACAGGACATAAAATGGGTTCAAACTCCTTAAAACTACAAACTTGAATTTGAATTGTGACATATTGGAGCTCTCATTCAGTATTTTCAGATGATCTAAGAATGTTATGTAAGACAAGAGCCAAAAGTAATTCCCAGTCCCACAGTCTGCTCTTTTTAATATCAGACTCTTTCCTCTGGTCTCACAGGTCAAAGAAAATCTCTGTTTATCTCTCTGCTGCCAGTCATACCTCAAAGACAGCATGCCAACCTAAAATCCCTGCAGCCAACCACATCCCCAG
Protein-coding regions in this window:
- the LOC102229328 gene encoding oxygen-regulated protein 1, translated to MSNTSIPDPPAEEMSSSSGQMLPSRPVQSVSEPSASKRVCFYKSGDYQFSGHRMIVTARIFKTFDALLDALSKKVPLPFGVRTITTPRGTHFIKALEDLQDGGAYVCSDQKRVKPLNLEEVNRRQVPWNATRPFNARRHKRQELKYHQFGRGTDPSNRPAKVTEKVAVRTPKKLTVIKNRDPTVRRTIVLQRRTAPTFDALLDYLSQILQFPVLKLYSTDGRRVDGLAALILCSGIIVAAGNEPFRLGNQRFHRAGQTAQIMYVEHVEPSTLNPRMQKDKSLSSGRGSRNFSVSSERFIVNQINKSQKSSLNGYLHHPSGLSETEAHQHHAAMETCEPERIEDNEHVSDVVPHDDDIEKSFRINQDGSMTVEMKVRLTIKEEEMLHWTTTLSRSGLNKKTVCASLSGSDNSSPDSNNAVAKDSPGIEEDERKEENYHDGAARGVAFNEEHIYKGYSSTTLGRAKTRFKRTPTPGPQQVNERASVESVKMVTETGFQKSTLGHYSYMERTADGETTEGYCVVRHSSSNKPKPCRTTSSEASSKRSSVKSSGVAEVLQIQNGGMEVTETVMHIYESQGCYDNYVANEELSAGGTSLHGSPPVAKSKPSTSSGPQSSSNDCDIDCNWQPPTTDSLERQKEEMLSLSSEAGSLTHQAANNLSSVTENEAAGLQKVETVNKHNAAKSTKKKKIARPLFNEKSSVSTNSSDKKLQESIKGSSKHSKYSSTDKLSSNASVGKKSLSSLERSKSSLTSKGTENSQSKKSIKDEKTKKDSVLLLNPGHAKPSPQQKKSQNKIASNNGHNINTPTGRPQMKKNMSDILQAKKPLSPSQKTISRPKSMTECGLSLPKPPQELSESGSLPSLNPSSSEIHQYVENWLENANPDSVPYADEVITDGAETQAKVVFKIGDDSESDEINQCQTSLNDAMKKSSSCLSVPLYHEGLASGAQQGEQRARGVCVSMPSVRCDPENNENKLRLHKSVEALGTNDSEMSSSHLLSPKAKLRPVLRQVCSSIQCIRRTSTSSTGPTLQNSSSLPNFSTQVASVFGSSCKAFISFLSVMTLRDNIKGSQLGEGSQSRTPSEAMLMMESLQKISAMEDEEEQRASLTDLQSRASSQLREYWKDFQILRERLESEPLSPRVSETEFALDVVSDGGDAFEDQQMVLDELMEELNMPQDLREEIVSTIQQTKSFYPAEESTFVETVRNQSDSEEDLERFVGDCEEETKDSPEPRSTTGDLTETNYENDDEVNPELATESLIMSERDKELKNEKQETETVNNLGNNENVNADEEDDREELEREREIEMEVKTEMQGDSEEEKTSEGEFVQKIEEVEEAMTGDEEVTQKRLEDEEEAVEETENADTIEDTDEREGAGETEEEGNNQDVQTEENEEQDDDEVESIINEEEAEEEVMTEGQEDEEEEEEEEQEEGEEKGEEQDEEESKGSLPGETEEEVEEEEETERKGDVIEMLEHENMDPDMMSNASTFTVEGKTDEEESEQIEEDVGEKEEDEKGQLTDEVTEEKGEEEMENEEEKVKHQKDEETEKETNGEKCDKVEGEGNSLEDTETDLEKETPEDEEVMNESDNEQNAVAGKSVVEEERNVSEESESNQKLEQMEVVQKDEAREGAILDEVDSFPDDQDCETIPEEASCVQHSNSCEETIDTLSKYSSEGQCEDKCTDTIHETDEGGEEDRRNSLTNPVEISQELLDFVNDALQSYTLIFTYDTQGNVRIVPDNARVVQTKQSLIPKPRKDSSYGLKCLPSPVTSDLSDYRPETSGSGGYKTQESVDIVSESGEEPLEKASSTERRMLEKRPSRLSPSSCSLKSGNSPPSSDEGTKASREDLSYFSAASSLKAETDAETQNPQNAPLSFDKDSADGVLIDRGRWLLKENHLIRKSPPVSLAMYGNLDSTSTDTGQENTSVDSPTYTKTQHSPLAAISSSELEEMAKPLTPKCTYYNMPHGSDSDPFLEDVSIRSQKHDAGSIKARGFRVSPIVDTSKTWANRNGSLSSFASVEFKIPDRKVHPEVDSSAAMQPRRTSTGEQGALQAQDSLDSLHLRCGQYCPIL